Within the Salvelinus sp. IW2-2015 unplaced genomic scaffold, ASM291031v2 Un_scaffold3006, whole genome shotgun sequence genome, the region TGTCACATCAGTTGCCGTTAGCGGATGTTATTGATCCCGTGCAGTAGCGGCTGATGTGGAGGCTATGGTCACTAGTCAGATGGGTTAGATGTTAAGGTCAACGCTACACGGTACTGTTATGAGGTCACGCAGCACATGTGGTAGGGCTGGATTAGTTAATGGTCCGAGCGTAGCATGGCTCGCGTGACATGTTAATGTACATCGTACACGACTCGGGTTAGGGGAGTCTTAATGAGTACACGATGAGCACATGTTAGCGGATGTTaatggtcacgtacacatggttttAGCGGATGTTAATGGTCACGTCACATGGTTAGCGGATGCTTGATGTTaatggtcacgtacacatggttagcggatgttaatgcgagtgtagcgaaatgcttgtgcttctagttccgacaatgcagtaatatctaacaagtaatctaacaaattcacaacaactaccttatacacacaaatgtaagggatgaataagaatatgtacatattaatacatggatgagcgatggccgtgcatcataggcagatgcagtagatggtatagaatactgGATATACATacgagtatatacatatgaggatAATGTAGcatatgtgaacattattaaagttgcgttatttaaagtgactagagataccttttattaagtccatttattaaagtggccagagattgagtctgtatgttggcagcagcctctctatgttagtgatggctgtttaacagtctgatggccttgagatagaagctgttttttcagtctctcggtcccagctttgatgcaactgtactgacctcgccttctggatgatagcggtgtgaacaggcagtggctcggctggttgttgtccttgatgatcttttttggccttcctgtgacatcgagggGTGTAGGTGTCCCggagagcaggtagttttccccggtgatgcgttgtgcagaccggaccaccctctggagggtcttgcggttgtgggcggtgcagttgccataccaggcgttgatacagcctgacaggatgctctcgattgtgcgtctataaaagtttgtgagtgtgttcggtgacaagacaaatttcttcagcctcctgaggttgaagagtcgctgttgcggcttcttcaccacactgtctgtgtgggtggaccatttcagtttgtctgtgatgtgtacgccgaggaactaaaaacgttccaccttctccactactgacccgtcgatgtggatgggggggtgctccctctgcagtttcctgaagtccacgatcatctcctttgtttcgttgatgttgagtgagaggttattttcctgacaccacactccgagtgccctcacctcttccctgtaggtcgtctcgtcgttgttggtaatcaagccgacCACTGTAGCGTTGTCtgccaacttgatgattgagttggaggcgtgcatggccacgcagtcatgggtgaacagggagtacaggagagggctcagaacgcacccttgtgggacccagtgttgaggatcagcggggtggagatattgtttcctaccttcgccacctgggggcagcctttcaaagtccaggacccaattgcacagggcggggtcgagacccaaggtctcgagcttaatgacgagtttgaaggggactatggtgttaaattctgagctgtagtcaatgaacagcattctttcataggtattcctcttgtccagattgtgcgatggcgattgcatcatcagtgaacctattggggcggtaagcaaattggagtgggtctagggtatcggGTAGGGTGGTGATatgctccttgactagtctctcaaagcgcttcatgatgacagaagtgagtgcaacggggcgatagtcatttagttcttAGCCTTCTTGGAACAGGaataatggtggccatcttgaagcatgtggggacagcagactgggatagggattgattgaatatgtccgtaaacacaccagccagctggtctatgaatgctctgaagacgcggcgagggatgctgtctgggcgggtagccctgcgagggttaacacgtttaaatattttactcacgtcggccacgtagaaggagagcccacagtctatggtagcgggccgtgtcggtggcactgtattgtcctcaaagcgagcaaagaagttgtttaatttctttctatgcatcacggaagttagagtgATCCAGAATGCTAGCAGCTCGAGTCGTGCagttgatatgctgatagaatttaggaaggcttgttctcaggttagctttgttaaatttccagctacaataaatgcagcctcgggatgtatggtttccagtttacatagagtccagtgaagttctttcatggttgacgaggtatctgcttggggggggtaTACTATAATAtatgactataatcgaagagaattctcttggaagataatcgcgtcggcatttgattgtaaggaattctaggtcaggtgaacaaaaggacttgagtttatgtatgttgttatgattacacacgagttgttaatcataaggcatacaccccgcccttcttcttgccagagaaatgtttgtttctgtcatgcatgaagaaaccgggtggctgtaccaactctgacaacgtatcctgagtgagccatgtttctgtgaaacagagaatgttacaatctctgatgtctctctggaaggaaactcgtgccctaattttgGCTACCTTGGAACCTCGGcaaccttgttgtctagagattggacattggtaATATGCTCAGAAGCGGTGAATGGTatgctcgccttctgagtctgacagTAGTAGGCCGTCAGTCTACCTCTCCTgcgataataataatacataaaacataaaatacataaaacaacaaataactgcatagttttctaaggacctgaagcgaggcgaccatctctgtagGCGCCATCTTGCACGGTCTGGGTGGTCTGCCAGTGGCCGTTTCATTTAGTATCCGTTTGGGTCGGCATGGAATGATTCTAtttcccatagtatgttgtactcGTTTCCCTCCTCAGGGAACAGTATTATAGTCATAACGTTAAGCTTGTCATAGCTtgtcattaacttctttgggctgcagggcagtattgagtagcctggataaaaggtgcccatttcaaacggcctcgtactcaattcttgctcgtacaatatgcatattattattactattggatagaaaacactctctagtttctaaaaccgtttgaattatatctgtgagtaaaacagaactcattttgcagcaaacttcctgacaggaagtggaaatctgaaatcgatgctctgtttaGGGCATCCCTATTAatttgcttgatatgtattagtatacatgcacttcatacgccttcactagatgtcaatagggagtgagagaagaaatggagtgtataacttgatctgaggtcgaataagagctcttggcatgacgtgtcaccATTTCCTGTTTTCAGGAAGGCGAGAAAGTACCGGggttgccttctgaaaagctgtcgttatgacggctactatctccggctttgattttatttgataattgtgacaatatcatcgtaaagtatattttttcaatatagttttattagattattggaattttttcgggacgttaggcgtgttgcgttgtctgcatttgttcacgaaggagagcttcgggccactttgctagctttccgtgctaattgaccggagaagaggacattctaaaaccaaacacgATTGTTCCGACAAAGGCCccctgtacaacattctgatggaagatcatcaaaagtaggacccatttatgatgctaTTACATATATCTGTCGGAACATGTTTACTaatagtttgcgcccagattttgggcactctttcgctataacgtaagctggatgtcgtaatgaagttatttttagaattctaacacggcgattgcattaaaactagtgtatctatcatttcctatacaacatgtattttttgtaacgtttatgaatagttatttggtcagaataggtgagtgtcataaaaatatccggacattctgggaaaatatgctacgttagcacaatgtataaccactgatttcagctctaaatatgcacattttcgaacaaaacataagtgtatgtataacctgatgttataggactgtcatctgatgaagcttatcaaggttagtcaaaaattatatatttttgctggtttgttacgatcgctaacttttgctgctggtaaatggcttgtgttttggctattgtggtaagctaatataatgctatatgtgttttcggaaatattggctggattcacaagatgtttgtctttaatttgctgtacaccaggtatttttcaaaatgtttatgatgagtatttaggtatttcaatttggtctctgtaattgttctagctgcttcggtgctatttccgattgtagctgcaatgtaaaactatgatttatacctcaaatatgcacatttttcgacaaaactagatttattgtataacttgttataagactgtcatctgatgaagttgtttctttgttagtttggttggttcttggttagttaggttggttttgtgcaagctacctgtgttgaaaatgtctgtgctttttgtatttggtggtgagctacataaatatacgtggtgttttcgctgtaaacattaaaaaaatcggacatgttggctggatcacaagatgtgtatctttcatttgctgtattggacttgttaatgtgtgaaagttaaatattttaaagaatatcttttgaatttcgcgcctgcACTTGACCTGGATGTTGGACACGAGAGATACTTAGCTATTTTGTTATTcaggacatttagaatgacaTCACATTACGAGTAATCACAttacagagtagcctagtgggattattcacaaaattatctggtgatcaggttatgaaatgtcatgacaaagacatttaagtttccatgtttcacctgaaatattaaattatatatagtcctatgtctatgttgttgttaggtgaagttatggtcctacagtaggtctatgttttgttgttaggtgaagttatggtcctacagtaggtctatgttgttgttaggtgacgTTATGggtctacagtaggtctatgttgttgttaggtgaagttatggatctgacagtaggtctatgttgttgttagggaagttatgggccaatttgTTAAACACTTAATGTACAAACCCTCAGTTTCAGGCTGATGGCAAAGCTAGCTAAAGAGTTTTACTGGTTGAGTGTTTTATAAGTATAAGCAGTTGATTTGcgacaataacacaaaacatatTAAGCAGGAGATTCAAACGAGCCTAACAGTTGTAATCCAAGTAAGTGTAATGCACTCATATTCACTGTAAAAATGGAGGCTATTTTTGCTGTCAGCCTATGAGAACTCCCCTGCGTTTTCCCACACGGTGGTGAATTAGTGAATAGACACAGAACTTAATGTGAGTTTCCTTCAGTAGCACTCCTGATCTTGCGCTGATTATGCGCTGTaatattcagaatacattgtggaaaactaaaatctttgctcaccatttttgttccaggcagatatactacatccataactagtggtttcctcattaccagatatactacatccataactagtggtttcctcattagcagatatactacatccataactagtgatTTCTTCATTAGCAGGGAGGTGTTTCTGCAATCAAATTGTGTGTGCATCGCCCTCGTAGGGGCCTTTTTTTGGAGATCAAAGGttgtctggcacactgcttagagtTTGACTGTCTTAAGACAATTGTAAAATAATTTAACAGACCTCTGGGCATCACCGTTTACCTCAAATAAACAGTGGAGTTCTGCTGTTGTGGCCCTTTAACCttctgactttgttgttcacacaggagagagatgtgACTATCGTGGAatctctggggagcctcaacagcCTCATGATGCTGACAAGGCagagagtctctccagatcagaactcctcaagaaacaccagcagagacccacagggaagaaatctcactgctgctctgactgtgggaaatgttgcaaatcttcatcagaacttaaaatacaccagagaacacacacaagagagaaaccttatagctgtgatcaatgtgggaagagttttactataTCTAGCTCTCTGactgtacaccagagaacacacaaaggagagaaaccatatggctgtgctcaatgtgggaagagttttactacatctagccacctgactgtacaccagagaacacacacaggagagaaaccatatggctgtgatcaatgtgggaagagttttgctaaATCTAGCCATCTGACtgcacaccagagaacacacacaggagagaaaccatatagctgtgatcaatgtgggaagagttttgctaaATCTAGCCATCTGActacacaccagagaacacacacaggagagaaaccatatagctgtgatcaatgtgggaagagtttcactaCATCTAGCAATCtaactatacaccagagaacacacacaggagataatccgtgctgtgatcaatgtgggaagagtttttctactcctagctatctaactatacaccagagaacacacacaggagagaaaccttatagctgtgatcaatgtagGAAGAGGTTTTCTTCTTCTAGCTATCTAACTATAcaccaaagaacacacacaggagagaaaccttatagctgtgatcaatgtgggaagagtttttcttcttctcgctatctaactatacaccatagaacacacacaggagagaaaccatatagctgtgatcaatgtgggaagagttttacttggCCAAAAAGCCTGAATATACACAAGCGGACACACACAGGggaagagatactctgataaaagatctctgattaaacatagttgtttcatgatatcaattaAATAATGTCAATGTAGAAGCCTAAACATTTGTCCCTGTTACACTTCCCACGTTGGTTACCCACtttaatcaaaatgcaacacttcaaaatgtagcaagatgttttctacaaattgtcctctaaccagggatGTACACATGACTCCCAGATTCTGTGTcgtttttgagctgttagttttaacaggacgtgcaacctcatctcccttCTGTCAcacaattgatttcaacatgatattgTTGAGTGATGACATAAGTGTTATgttcctttgtttagcgacccctagatttaaatgcatcactccaaaatgtagctgactgtcttctgcaggttgtcctctaaccagtgaggtaaaatatatctcccatttccatgtgttttttttagttgtgttagtttcaacagcacaTACAACCTGATGTCCCCCCTAATTGAATTCAttgatttattgctacttgtcaaaacaacagcgtttctggtgcttgtgcagtttataaggagcttgtttaaataaatataagtAATATGATTATTGAAAATACTTAATAAGATTAgtgtggcagatgtttgtgtatatagtacattttacatttaggttttcaatttatcacaaactgtttctgcatttgGATATTTGTATTTGGACACGTTTACTGTGACATTGGGGATATCCCCCGAGCAAATGTCGTTGAAAATAAGATAATGCCCGACGTACATAATATCAAGTTTGGTTTTAGTTGAAAGTTGAAAAGAAAAACTGATTTAGAATTTCAACCCTACTTGCAGCCCTATACACATGGACGCAGTATAATAATCGGTCTATAAATCAACTTTTATTAACGAATGCCTAAATAAATTGAGTcatagaatataaaatatatttgttgtcCTAAGGGGAAGGTGTTAGCAGgactttggtttttccattttatgctttgaggttggactttagcacgtatagctcgttagacGTATGCATAGACGTAAGCCAGCACGTAGGAACAGTTGGTGTCCCcttcgttagtcagtatgtgttacagcCTGTGCCTGGCTTGTCCATGCTCGTtttagtgggaaggtgttacctgagctggtccaggttgctatttaagagtgtctggcccagtgctccagttgtcttgatagatgtggagagtcaacaccttagTTGCTGCCACCTTTTTGTGTTTGCCTTCCCTGTTGTACGTTGGTGTGGGTGTTTCTTTTGTTTccctcttcttgggcagatttagtgggaaTTCTCATGTGGGTGTCTTTTAgtgtcccagttgttgttactagtcaaactttcagtggacactgaGAGCAAAATGCAAAGATTATGTTAGAAtatttttattgcatcaaatggttgttttaatgcaacagaatagagggttcttagactattgtgtctgtgtgtctagctCGGGATGGGCCTCTTGGGTGATAAACACTGACATGGAGATTTTACAATgtattttgggtgataaaacctaaagagacgCAATTCCAGAggatgagttaatgtttctgttctactATGGTACCCGGGAAGAGACCTCCAGGGCCAGACCTGGTCTCTACAAAAGAGTTACtgttttacagcagatactggtCTGCTGAAGAATTTTAAGTAtactttcatacaaatcttaacaaTTGTGACCCGTTCTATACAGCTGTTGTTGTCGTATGTAGTTTgaaaaggggtgtatcttggctgtaGAAAAGATTTGTACTTTTTCTCGTGGCTCTCACAATAATATCTGGGGGTGATTTTTCGACCAGCCATCaattatcgtagagcactcattGATTTCTCAACTTATATTGTGATTGTATATCTTGCTCCTTTAATAGTAATAAAGAGTTTAGTTTTAAGAATAACTCTGACTTGTTGATAAGTTTTCTCTGATTTATCAATGAGAGAGAAACTTAACCACACATTTTGGTGATGGGGATGTGAATCTTTCACTTGGTGACCGCTCTGATGACCTGGGTAAATGGTGCATGGTTGGATCTCAAACTTGGGAATCTCAGGAGACGCACACTCGGGAACGGAGCAGATGgacccacctttgatctgagaggcagcgAGCCGAGTGGATACCAATCTCGAACGtagtttaaaaaaagataaaGGTGAGTGTTAAACAAGTTGAGTTTTTAGAAAAGCCTTggaggctctgagtgtgtattcctgtgtggaggtgtaaacagggccaggaggctctgagtgtgtattcctaTGTGATGGGGGCACCTtggaggtgtaaacagggccAGTCAGCTATCTGTGAACTGGATGAAAACTAGAATCTGTGTTTACTAGTTAAGACATTTAATATATAGTATAAGATAGTAAGGGTGCACCTGTAATTGTATTAAACCTGCACCCCATTTTAGAAGTATTGAAAGATGTAAATGTATGAACTTGCATTATCCTAGGAACTACCATGAGataaaaatgtgaaaatattCCTGTAGGTTAAAaatattgttgaaaaacaagtaatCGATGAGTTGTGTGACTTGTGatagtgatgtgagtgagtggtGTGAGCTGGTGATATGAGAGTTgtgtgactgtgataggagagttTGTGTGCTGCGATAGGAGAGTTGTTGTGCTGCGATAGGAGACGTTTGTGTGGCTGCGATTAGGAGCAGTTGTGTGCTGCGATAGAGAGTTGTGTGCTGCGATAGGAGATTGTGTGCTGCGATAGGAGAGTTGTGTGATGGAAGGGAGTTGTGTGTACTGTGATAGGAGAGTTGTGGTGACTGTGATGGAGTTTGTTTTGAACTGTGATAGAGTTGTGTGATGTGTTATAGGNNNNNNNNNNNNNNNNNNNNNNNNNTCAACTTGGAATCTCAGTGAGACCACACTCGGCGGAACGGAGCAGATGgacccacctttgatctgagaggcagcgAGCCGAAGTGGATACCAATCTCGAACGtagtttaaaaaaagataaaGGTGAGTGAAACAAGTTGAGTTTTTAGAAAAGCCTTggaggctctgagtgtgtattcctgtgtgggGCTGTAACAGGGCCAggaggctctgagtgtgtattcctaTGATGAGGGGGGCACCTtggaggtgtaaacagggccCGTCAGCTACCTGTGAATTGATGAAAACTAGAATCTGTGTTTACTAGTTAAGACATTTAATGATATGTATAAGATAGTAAGGGTGCACCTGTAATTGTTTATTAACCTGCACCCCATTTTAGAAGTATTGAAAGATGTAAATGTATGAACTTGCATTATCCTAGGAACTACCATGAGataaaaatgtgaaaatattCCTGTAGGTTAAAaatattgttgaaaaacaagtaatCGATGAgttgtgtgactgtgatatgagAGTTGGTGTGACTGGATATGAGAGTTGTGTGACTGTGATTCTGGAGAGTTTGTGTGCTGCGATAGGAGAGTGTGTTGTGCGATAGGAGAGTTGTGTGCTGGGCGATAGGAGATGTTGTGTGCTGCGATAGGAGAGTTGTGTGCTGCGATAGGAGAGTTGTGTGCTGCGATAGGAGAGTTGTGTGACTGTGAATAGGAGAGTTGTGTGACTTGTGATAGAGAGTTGTGGGATCTGTGTGGGAGTTCTTTGACTGTTGATTAGAGTTGTGTGACTGTGATAAAGAGAGCAAGCAACTGTGCTGACTGCAGGCTTCAATCTGAAGTTTTGGATAGTTAAACTAGAGATCTATTGTTCCTTACGACGATCTTTAGTTCCTCACCagagatctatagttcctcaCAGAAGATTCTATAGTTCTCAACAGAGATTATGTCTCGCAGAGATCTATTATTCCCACGGAGATCTATAGTTCCCCTAGAGATCTTATAGTTCTCCTAGAGATCTATAGTTCTCCTAGAGATTATAGTTCCTCACagagatctatagttcctcaCAGAGGATCTAGTTCCTCACAGAGGATCTATAGTTCCTCACGAGATCTATAGTTCCTACAGAGTCCTATAAAGTTCCTCACAGAGATCTGTAGTTCTCGTATATAAATGTTCTTCTGAATTCAGATTGATGACATGGTGATAATTAAGCTTTTGATATAGACGTTATCTTTGGGGTTCCGTTCTTTCACTGTCCATGCATAGATTATCACCAGGGTGTATTGAGAGGATGATATTTTAGAAAGCAGCGGAAGGTCTATAGTTCCTGGAGGCTTGATTTTGCCTGTCTCTGGGGGTTAAGAACCGCTGCAATCTCCGGTATTGCTCGGGaaacaacatatatttttttgggtTCGCGCGGAATATGTTTTGAGAGCTGCTTCGTAGCTGCGGAGAGTCCTTGAAAAAGCACACAAATGGAGTGGTTGTCATGAGTACCTGAGAATTTCTTACGTTTTATATGGATTCTGTGAATATTTGAAAATGGGAGGGGTTCTTCCCAGTATGAGAGGAGTtgctagatttattgaataaacctttttccataaagttagagTGCACCAAGGTGGCTGACCAGCTGTTGAAGAAGCGTCCCGGCCACTAGATTATACATCAGTGGCAGAATCAcctgaaagacgcacatcgccatctgctgactggagttggTATCGCAGTTGAGAAAATAATTTCAGACAAAAAGCTAAAaagcgactgcccctaaaaaccaaCGACTCCCTTTGAAAAACGGCAATGTGGCatcagaaacatttattatagtgtaaaaatgtac harbors:
- the LOC112075156 gene encoding zinc finger protein 180-like — protein: PSDFVVHTGERCDYRGISGEPQQPHDADKAESLSRSELLKKHQQRPTGKKSHCCSDCGKCCKSSSELKIHQRTHTREKPYSCDQCGKSFTISSSLTVHQRTHKGEKPYGCAQCGKSFTTSSHLTVHQRTHTGEKPYGCDQCGKSFAKSSHLTAHQRTHTGEKPYSCDQCGKSFAKSSHLTTHQRTHTGEKPYSCDQCGKSFTTSSNLTIHQRTHTGDNPCCDQCGKSFSTPSYLTIHQRTHTGEKPYSCDQCRKRFSSSSYLTIHQRTHTGEKPYSCDQCGKSFSSSRYLTIHHRTHTGEKPYSCDQCGKSFTWPKSLNIHKRTHTGEEIL